From a single Oreochromis niloticus isolate F11D_XX linkage group LG3, O_niloticus_UMD_NMBU, whole genome shotgun sequence genomic region:
- the LOC102079133 gene encoding histidine-rich glycoprotein-like, whose protein sequence is MAPPTTTPTAPPITTMPPPTTTTTAPPTTTTRAPPTTTTTAPPTTTTTAPSTTTTTTVSPTITPTASLTTTTTRYVVFRSLQSNFTADLSNSSSEDFKERSASIKTQISLQTVHHHHGSSDNNHHCPTYYHHHHDSSDNHHHGSSNNNHHCHTDHHHHCSSNNNHHCHTHHHHHGSSDNNHNCPTDQHHHGSSDNHHHGSSDNNNHCPTDHHHYSSSHNNNHCPTDHHHHGSSDNNQHCPINHQHGSYDNNHHCPINHHHGSSNNNHHCPTYHHHHDSSDNHHHGSSDNNNHCPTDHHHSTQNNNISSHNYHHSYNNYYSGTHNNNICCNNYHSSTHNNICSNNYHSTTHNNICSNNYHHSSNNNICSNNYHHSCSNYHSSTHNNNICSNNYHSTSKNRYYSSK, encoded by the exons ATGGCTCCTCCAACAACAACCCCCACTGCCCCACCAATCACCACCATGCCTCCTccgacaacaaccaccactgccccACCGACCACCACCACCAGGGCTCCTCCGACAACCACCACCACTGCTCCTccgacaacaaccaccactgcacCATCAACCACCACCACTACCACTGTCTCACCAACTATCACACCAACGGCATCTCTGACAACAACAACCACTAGATATGTTGTTTTCAGATCCCTTCAAAGCAATTTTACTGCGGACTTGTCGAATTCATCATCTGAAGATTTTAAAGAGCGATCTGCATCTATTAAGACACAG ATAAGCCTTCAAACTGTTCACCACCACCACGGCTCCTCtgacaacaaccaccactgccccacctactaccaccaccaccacgaCTCCTCCGATAACCACCACCACGGCtcctccaacaacaaccaccactgccacactgaccaccaccaccactgctcctccaacaacaaccaccactgccacactcaccaccaccaccacggcTCCTccgacaacaaccacaactgcccTACAGACCAGCACCACCATGGCTCCTCCGACAACCACCACCACGGCTCCTCTGACAACAATAACCACTGCCCCACCGACCACCACCACTACAGTTCctcccacaacaacaaccactgCCCCAccgaccaccaccaccacggCTCCTCTGACAACAACCAACACTGCCCCATCAACCACCAACACGGCTCCTacgacaacaaccaccactgccccATCAACCACCACCATGGCtcctccaacaacaaccaccactgccccacctaccaccaccaccacgaCTCCTCCGATAACCACCACCACGGCTCCTCTGACAACAATAACCACTGCCCCACCGACCACCACCA TAGTACCCAGAACAACAACATCTCCTCCCACAACTACCACCACagctacaacaactactacagtggtacccacaacaacaacatctgctgCAACAACTACCACAGTAGTACCCACAACAACATCTGCTCCAACAACTACCACAGTACTACCCACAACAACATCTGCTCCAACAACTACCACCacagctccaacaacaacatctgctccAACAACTACCACCACAGCTGCAGCAACTACCACAGTAgtacccacaacaacaacatttgcTCCAACAACTACCACAGCACCTCCAAAAACCGCTACTACTCCTCTAAGTAG
- the LOC109197615 gene encoding uncharacterized protein LOC109197615: MAAFVLFQAAQREAFKEELKWFSQNSAGLPKTHKMYQLDPILVDNLLRVGGRLRKSSASFALNHPVILPKEGIVTQLVLDHCHKKTQHQGRGQTLNKLRESGYWIIGGSKVVAKYIKGCVNCRKVRGPAEEQRMADLPFDRVDPSPPFTYTGVDVFGPFYTKQGRREWKRYGLLFTCLSSRAAHIEMLEDLSTDAFINALRCFIAIRGTVRQIRSDQGTNFVGAKNEFKKGLLELDKEMISTYLAKNQCDFQMNVPEASHRGGVWERQVRTVRNVMSSVLAQATGRLDDTSLRTFFYEAMSILNHRPLTTDTINDPNSAEPLTPNHLLTMKESVPLPPPGRFVREDLYARKRWRRVQYLTELFWSRWRKEYLTSISLRQRWHSPKQNVQVGDVVILKEDNIPRNEWKLGRVVEANEDDDGLVRKVKIQIGQKELGKKGERLKQVSFLERPVQKLVVLVKGSKLQ, from the coding sequence ATGGCTGCTTTTGTACTCTTCCAGGCAGCACAGAGGGAAGCCTTTAAAGAAGAGCTCAAATGGTTCAGTCAAAACTCAGCTggactaccaaaaactcataaAATGTATCAACTCGATCCTATTTTGGTAGACAACTTGCTTAGGGTTGGAGGAAGGTTGAGAAAGTCCTCAGCATCATTTGCATTGAATCATCCAGTAATCCTTCCAAAGGAAGGCATTGTCACACAACTCGTTCTTGACCACTGTCACAAGAAAACGCAACACCAAGGCCGAGGCCAAACTCTGAACAAACTCAGGGAAAGTGGCTATTGGATCATAGGTGGCAGTAAGGTAGTGGCCAAATACATTAAAGGGTGTGTCAATTGTAGAAAAGTGCGTGGGCCAGCTGAAGAACAACGCATGGCTGACTTGCCATTTGACAGAGTGGATCCTTCGCCCCCATTCACCTACACTGGAGTTGATGTTTTCGGCCCCTTCTATACGAAACAAGGTCGAAGGGAATGGAAGAGGTATGGCCTGTTGTTTACGTGTTTAAGCTCGAGAGCCGCACACATTGAGATGTTGGAAGATCTCTCCACTGACGCATTTATAAACGCTTTAAGATGCTTCATAGCAATCAGAGGCACAGTCAGACAGATTCGTTCTGACCAAGGGACAAATTTTGTCGGAGCTAAGAACGAGTTCAAGAAGGGTCTATTGGAATTAGACAAGGAGATGATTTCTACTTATCTAGCTAAAAACCAGTGTGACTTTCAAATGAATGTTCCTGAAGCTAGTCACAGAGGAGGCGTTTGGGAACGACAGGTTCGCACTGTTAGGAATGTCATGAGTTCTGTCCTAGCCCAAGCTACAGGAAGGTTAGATGACACCTCATTGAGAACTTTCTTCTACGAGGCCATGTCAATTTTGAACCATCGTCCACTCACTACTGATACGATCAACGACCCCAACAGTGCTGAGCCTTTGACGCCTAATCATTTGCTCACAATGAAAGAGTCTGTGCCACTTCCGCCTCCTGGTAGATTTGTAAGAGAAGATTTGTACGCCAGGAAGAGGTGGCGGAGGGTGCAATATTTAACAGAGTTGTTCTGGAGCAGGTGGCGCAAGGAATACCTAACCAGCATTAGTTTAAGACAACGATGGCATTCTCCTAAACAAAATGTACAGGTTGGAGATGTAGTGATTTTAAAGGAGGACAATATTCCAAGAAATGAGTGGAAATTGGGAAGGGTGGTTGAAGCcaatgaagatgatgatggttTAGTGCGGAAGGTTAAGATCCAAATAGGGCAAAAGGAGCTGGGAAAGAAAGGTGAACGTTTGAAACAAGTCTCTTTTCTTGAAAGACCAGTTCAGAAACTAGTGGTACTAGTTAAAGGGTCTAAACTACAGTGA